The following coding sequences are from one Anguilla anguilla isolate fAngAng1 chromosome 12, fAngAng1.pri, whole genome shotgun sequence window:
- the pih1d2 gene encoding PIH1 domain-containing protein 2, with product MSAVHGQAVDLQQASQLWSMLDEMSDNDPESYRTFIHRQLKESAEFCAPPQAYACIRTVVQEPKEGLLYINLCSWKRIPAPKGHSQPVPVVGGRLETLSDDSETYSVVDVAFNPSVLQGAQESPQERDQLHLLALSFIQQQHGLRLSQDYTLLSGRLKGTAQSMRLRLASKRQDTLSAPAPKSPSGSSLLQQISSLRGEQGESEDSPPIQLTPQNRTGPAKPALIQVISSTESAQPRRPRHQLSTATDADGTAKTVQLTVELPGVRSMSECQLSLSQDDVLLEVGDTYHLHLELPEAVREEEASAVFNRKKRTLSVTMPVL from the exons ATGTCAGCGGTTCACGGCCAAGCGGTTGATCTACAACAGGCCAGCCAGTTGTGGTCTATGCTTGATGAGATGTCCGATAATGATCCCGAAAGCTACCGTACATTCATACACCGACAGCTTAAGGAGAGCGCCGAGTTCTGCGCCCCACCTCAAGCATACGCTTGCATACGCACGGTTGTACAG gAGCCGAAGGAAGGGCTTCTCTATATCAACCTGTGCAGCTGGAAACGAATCCCTGCGCCCAAGGGCCATTCCCAGCCTGTTCCTGTAGTTGGAGGGAGACTGGAGACATTGTCAGATGACAGCG AGACCTACAGCGTGGTGGATGTTGCCTTTAACCCCAGCGTGCTGCAGGGGGCGCAGGAGAGCCCACAGGAGAGGGACCAGCTCCACCTCCTGGCTCTCAGCTTCATCCAGCAGCAGCATGGCCTACGCCTGTCCCAGGACTACACCCTGCTCAGCGGCAGGCTGAAAGGCACTGCCCAAAGCATGAGACTCCGCCTGGCATCTAAACGCCAGGATACCCTGTCTGCTCCTGCCCCAAAATCCCCTTCAG gctcctctctcctccagcagaTCTCCTCTCTACgaggggagcagggggaaaGCGAGGACAGCCCTCCTATCCAGCTGACCCCACAGAACCGGACTGGCCCAGCGAAGCCGGCTCTCATCCAGGTCATCTCCAGCACGGAGTCCGCCCAGCCGCGGCGCCCAAGGCACCAGCTCAGCACCGCCACGGATGCTGACGGGACCGCCAAGACCGTCCAGCTGACCGTGGAGCTGCCCGGCGTCCGCTCCATGTCCGAGTGCCAGCTCAGTTTATCCCAG GATGATGTGTTGCTGGAGGTTGGGGACACGTACCACCTGCATCTGGAGCTACCGGAGGCAGTaagagaggaggaggccagCGCAGTCTTTAACAGGAAGAAACGCACACTGTCCGTCACCATGCCTGTGCTGTAG